From Pungitius pungitius chromosome 9, fPunPun2.1, whole genome shotgun sequence, one genomic window encodes:
- the fam184b gene encoding protein FAM184B isoform X1 translates to MASAGTGKAAQPPGPPGSAVNGTAAEFTNIEPELYDYKMHGKMCKKIAQLTKVIYSLNMKNEEQEAALQALSHAHHDEVHRILVETCHEGEGSPLRTRLLEMQDSLDEQQRAGAQVQADFEVFRIQSEERERETGSELRKEFEERLQAAEEELREAKAHMADAREENLRLSKELEEAAEQILQLDATCEELKKVAEEESRRKEEQKQRDDEKDRREEEREDSEKVQRLSEELEALREQGDRAEEERGRAAREEKKQWEQRMSDLNKEREDMRRGMEADRREERRRWEEREEEEKRGMHSALKERVKRAEAEVEGHLERLSEGKRNTVKLQERIQDLEEELELDRRRVLEAEGAARRAEEELSVAKERLLLQEDELQSRAEELLNRGGCEACVCTELEELRSQASRLQSRNRELELQSSGRSSDHARQIRQHAEALSSLRSEMVRAQTEELRRIQKHADDEREKLQKDMDRERDELRREREQEKEKFEKDRKRLRREREEEREELEGVKERLRREKEEEVDCQRKELEVERVRIRLQLDKSIEQVEAERANVQQKLEEEKRRLVEKAEEDRKRLKEQVRKAIEEVMRRHAAELQGVQEALSSERKTNQEVCSRLDEERRTGEELRSELEREMEALRMKLNDATNEDRKEQGAPEAAAPSGPQRAHLEEELRQARTRMARMQEEAERQQRETASLRSDKHRLEEKVLEQSRLSTERSLLDQSQRHTEERIRAECEDRLRAEFRIEMNAAVAESEQRWQNKEQELQAHISELQGQLSEAEKTKQSSGDDCHGNPEINRLRKEVQDTKEINKKLKDLLQEPQTQSSGEERHSHAKALQALERQAKEDVLSERNRLQTMHHLELDKQRAELTQQHTEWSRQMTQRHMQQIEDLQAQLQAHTQMMALQQDLKQQNQYQVFERQLDESRCAMLEMQRENAALKKQLKERPAQEKLEVEEKKEEEVLDLRKKRDAQLEEEAQRLKEEVEKLRVEMEKLEESQKHWEERREEDVKEEEEEVDEEKKKECEEDKRREEVEEIRRKHKKEMQSLVSEYSSAQTHLQTRIVALENEFNCRLREREERCRRREPRSDDLQLGRLQERLTERDQLIKRLVEERHQMQLQPPVAGDNGTLRSHDNKSRPGSVTPTMRRNRVESPPHVASVPGLHDRGVFVPTSSSSSSSSVHQRSSSTLPHQPTSQPQTSPHYSTSSLPHKHTSLSLGRHSSPSLPRSTRSRTSCVPPTPAPTAPLPVCPSPQTGIRYVAPSCQEPHVHLRGQSARGPYLEQRGTDGLKQEWFTKYFSF, encoded by the exons ATGGCTTCAGCGGGCACCGGTAAGGCTGCACAGCCCCCCGGGCCGCCGGGCTCCGCGGTTAACGGGACTGCGGCAGAGTTCACGAACATCGAGCCGGAGCTGTACGACTACAAGATGCACGGCAAGATGTGCAAGAAGATCGCTCAGCTCACCAAG GTGATTTATTCCTTGAACATGAAGaacgaggagcaggaggcgGCGCTGCAGGCCTTGAGTCACGCCCACCACGACGAGGTGCACCGCATCCTGGTGGAGACCTGCCACGAAGGGGAGGGGTCGCCGCTGAGGACACGCCTCCTGGAGATGCAGGACTCTCTGGATGAGCAGCAGAGAGCTGGggcccag GTGCAGGCGGACTTCGAGGTCTTCCGCATCCAgtcggaggagagagagcgtgAGACGGGGTCGGAGCTGAGGAAAGAGTTTGAGGAGAGGCTCcaggcagcggaggaggagctCCGGGAGGCCAAGGCCCACATGGCCGATGCCCGGGAGGAGAACTTGCGGCTGAgcaaagagctggaggaggccgcGGAGCAGATCCTGCAGCTGGACGCCACGTGTGAGGAGTTGAAGAAAGTGGCCGAAGAGGAGAGTCGACGGAAGGAGGAGCAGAAACAAAGGGATGACGAGAAagacaggagggaggaggaacggGAGGACTCGGAAAAAGTGCAAAGGCTctcggaggagctggaggcgctGCGTGAGCAGGGCGaccgggcggaggaggagagggggcgcGCGgccagggaggagaagaagcagtgGGAGCAAAGGATGAGCGACCTCAACAAGGAGCGGGAGGACAtgaggagggggatggaggcGGACAGGAGGGAGGAGCGGCGtaggtgggaggagagggaggaggaggagaagagaggaatgCACAGTGCCCTAAAAGAGAGGGTGAAGAGGGCGGAGGCGGAGGTGGAGGGCCACCTGGAGAGGCTGTCGGAGGGCAAGAGGAACACGGTCAAACTGCAAGAGCGGATACAG gacctggaggaggagctggagctggaccGGAGGCGCGTGTTGGAGGCCGAGGGCGCGGCCAGGCGCGCGGAGGAGGAGCTCTCCGTCGCCaaggagaggctgctgctgcaggaggacgagctgcagagcagagcag AGGAGCTGTTGAACCGCGGGGGCTGCGAGGCCTGCGTGTGcaccgagctggaggagctgaggagccaGGCCAGCCGCCTGCAGAGCCGCAACCGAGAGCTGGAGCTGCAGAGCAGCGGCAGGAGCAGCGACCACGCCCGGCAGATCCGCCAG CACGCCGAGGCCCTGTCCAGTCTGCGCTCCGAGATGGTGCGGGCCCAGACGGAGGAGCTGCGGCGCATCCAGAAGCACGCGGACGACGAGCgggagaagctgcagaaggacatggacagagagagggacgagTTGCGGAGGGAaagggagcaggagaaggagaagttCGAGAAGGACAGGAAAAGGCTTCggcgggagagggaggaggagagggaggagctggagggcgTCAAAGAGCGcctgaggagggagaaggaggaggaggtggactgCCAGAggaaggagctggaggtggaaaGGGTCCGCATTCGCCTGCAGCTGGACAAGAGCATCGAGCAGGTGGAGGCGGAGAGGGCCAACGTGcagcagaagctggaggaggagaagaggaggctggtggagaaggcagaggaggataGAAAGCGGCTGAAGGAGCAGGTACGGAAGGCCATCGAGGAGGTGATGAGGAGGCACGCCGCGGAGCTCCAGGGCGTCCAGGAGGCTCTGAGCTCAGAGAGGAAGACCAACCAAGAG GTGTGTTCACGTTTggacgaggagaggaggaccGGTGAGGAGCTACGCAGCGAGCTGGAGAGGGAAATGGAGGCGCTGAGGATGAAGCTGAACGACGCCACCAACGAG GACCGCAAGGAGCAGGGGGCCCCCGAGGCCGCGGCACCCAGCGGGCCGCAGCGCgcccacctggaggaggagctccgTCAGGCCCGCACTCGGATGGCCCGCatgcaggaggaggcggagaggcagcagagggagacgGCGTCCCTGAGGAGCGACAAGCACCGGCTGGAGGAGAAGGTCCTGGAGCAGAGCCGCCTGAGCACGGAGCGGAGCCTCCTCGACCAGAGCCAGCGGCACACCGAGGAGCGCATCAG GGCGGAGTGCGAGGATCGCCTCAGAGCGGAGTTCAGGATCGAGATGAACGCCGCCGTCGCCGAGAGCGAGCAGCGCTGGCAGAACAAAGAGCAGGAGCTGCAGGCGCACATATCGGAGCTGCAGGGTCAGCTGAGCGAG GCAGAGAAAACCAAGCAGAGCTCAGGAGAcgattgccatggcaaccctgAAATTAACAGGCTGAGGAAGGAGGTCCAGGACACCAAGGAGATAAACAAGAAACTGAAGGATCTACTTCAG GAGCCCCAAACCCAGTCTTCAGGAGAGGAGAGGCACAGCCACGCCAAGGCTCTGCAGGCGCTGGAGAGACAGGCGAAGGAAGACGTTCTGTCTGAGAGGAACAGGCTGCAGACGATGCACCACCTGGAGCTAG atAAGCAGCGAGCCGAGTTGACCCAGCAGCACACAGAGTGGAGCCGGCAGATGACCCAGAGACACATGCAGCAGATAGAGGACCTGCAGGCCCAACTGCAGGCCCACACACAGATGATGGCCCTGcagcag gatctGAAGCAGCAGAACCAGTATCAAGTGTTTGAGCGACAGCTGGATGAGAGCCGCTGTGCCATGCTGGAGATGCAAAGAGAAAACGCAGCACTGAAGAAGCAATTGAAGGAGAG gccCGCACAAGAGAAACTCGAGGtcgaggagaagaaagaagaggaagtcTTGGATTTGCGCAAGAAGAGGGACGCCCAGCTGGAAGAGGAAGCACAACgtctgaaggaggaggtggagaagctgCGGGTGGAGATGGAGAAGCTGGAAGAGTCGCAGAAGcactgggaggagaggagggaggaggatgtgaaagaagaagaggaggaggtggacgaggagaagaagaaggagtgtgaggaggacaagaggagagaggaggtggaggagatcaGGAGGAAGCACAAGAAGGAGATGCAGAGCCTGGTGTCCGAGTACAGCAGCGCCCAGACGCACCTGCAGACCCGCATCGTGGCCCTCGAGAACGA attTAACTGCAGACTGCGCGAGCGGGAGGagcgctgcaggaggagggagccTCGCTCTGATGACCTGCAGCTGGGGAGACTCCAGGAGAGACTCACCGAGAGGGACCAGCTCATTAAACGCCTGGTG GAAGAGAGGCATCAGATGCAGCTCCAGCCGCCCGTTGCCGGGGACAACGGCACCCTGAGGTCGCACGACAACAAGTCCCGCCCCGGGAGCGTCACGCCGACCATGAGG AGAAATCGCGTGGAGTCTCCTCCTCACGTCGCCAGCGTCCCCGGCCTCCACGACCGCGGCGTCTTCGTAcccacctcctcgtcctcctcgtcctcctccgtccatcagcgctcctcctccaccctccctcaCCAGCCCACCTCCCAACCGCAGACCTCCCCTCActactccacctcctccctcccgcaCAAGcacacctccctctccctcggCCGGCATTCCTCCCCGTCCCTGCCCCGCTCCACCAGATCCCGGACCTCCTGCGTCCCTCCCACGCCGGCGCCCACCGCCCCGCTGCCGGTCTGCCCCTCGCCGCAGACGGGCATCCGCTACGTGGCGCCCTCGTGCCAGGAGCCGCACGTGCACCTGCGGGGCCAGTCAGCCAG GGGCCCGTATCTGGAGCAGAGGGGGACAGATGGGCTGAAACAGGAGTGGTTCACCAAATACTTCTCCTTCTGA